A window of Populus trichocarpa isolate Nisqually-1 chromosome 17, P.trichocarpa_v4.1, whole genome shotgun sequence genomic DNA:
TCAGTTTCGATGATCAACTCCATCTCATGTCGAAGTCTTTCGGCAAGTCCCTCTAAGTCCATCTCTAACCTGCCATAGCACAAAACATAGCATCCCATCATCAAGTTTCGTCTGACCTGGTTCCCCCATGCGCTACTGTCATGCCCTAGAAACTTCGTTAGTTACACAAGTTTTCGCTGACGCAAAGCAGCCCCTACTGTTTTCAACCTTCGCTGCATGTTTCGTCTGCCGAAAACTCACAACACTTTGTCCCAACAAAGGTCATTAGCATTCTGCTTCCATCACTGCAAGCCATCGCAATGCACAGAATAGCCACTCATACTGATTCCAAGACAGCACACAAAATCATCTTCGTCGACGATTTTGGCTTCCACGCCAAGCTCACTGGATCGGCTGCCGAATCCATCACCCAATCTGTCCCTCGACAACGTGCAGACTCCTTGAGACACACCCCCACGGTACTGCCTCCTCTGTAACGCCTCCAATCCTGGTCTCAACGTGACTAAAGTCTATCTCAGCCACTGTTCTGTCTTCTTCGCCTTGAACTGTCCATCATCAAGGTCTCCACCGAATACATCAATTCTGCCTCCACAAAGGCAGCAAAGTCACAACAAATCCTCGTAGATTCGTCTGCCCTCAACTTGGTCTTCTCTGGATTTTGCTTCCACCTCCCCGAACATTCATCTCCCTGAACATTCCTTTCTTGAGATGCACAACAATCCCTAAGTTCTGCCACCAAGGCAGCAAGCAAGGCCAGACCGCATCCACCCCGATATGCTGGCTCATGATGACTGAATTCCATCTCGGTCATCTAGCAAACGTATAAGGTTTACGTATGTCTAATCTCAAACACCATCTTCCACAATGACAACATCAAGGTTTCCCCTCCTTTGGGCAACAATCTCGCACAAAGTAATTTCCATCGCAAGAGAATAACAATACAAGTTTCAGTTTCGAACCCTTACCGATTTGCCTTTTCGTCTGACTATCCATCATCAGCAGCAACAAGTTTAGGCTCTCCGCATTGacttgcttcttcttctgtcTCGCCCCATCCTTCCCTTAAGGCTTTGACGAAAATACAGAAGCGCCCAGCAGCCCCTCCGCTGGCCCCTGCTCTCAAGTCTGCCAGTCCACCTGACAGTTTCAATGGCCGAATCAGCACCTATTTTGAGCTGATCCCTTCATCATCACTTTGCATCGCCCATGGAGTAGTTAAACTCCCAAAACACCGCAGGCCTTTTGAACACCAACACTGCCCAAAACGCTAGCAAGTTTTTCCTCAAAAGTTTTGGAACAAATCAGCCCTTCGATCTGCCCCCACAGAACAACCCATCGTCTGTGCTACGAAACAGCCCATCGTTTCGTCATGAACGCATATTGCGCTCTTGCTCCAAAGTTTCTGCCAGTCCATCGGCAGCAGCAATGTTTCTCCCAAATCAGTCCCTTCGATTTGCCCCGAGAAACATCAGCATTCTCGTCGCTGATCATTGCGCTGAAATCTGCTTCTCCATCGGCAGAAGCAGTAGCTCTCCCAAATCAGTCCGTTGATTTGGCCGCAGAAACATTCTCGTCATCCTGCCACGAAAGCAACcgcgctctgataccaattgtcacGGGCGTATTTTTCGCTACGCGAATAAACCCGTGCGACAGCCTAGTCCCTCGCTAGACTCAGCCTTTCCTCACCAATCTCACTCGTGTTTGCCTAATAACTAAGCAAGCGGAATACACAAGCAAGGATAAGAATCATAGTGCACAACAAGCTTTACAGGAACTCTTTCCCAACCTTTATTAATCTCATACACAAAGGAAACTATACACAAATCCgtatgtgtgctatgcacaaagaTTACATGCTACACTAAGCTACCTCTAACTAGTGTTCTACACATGTTCTTGCATGCCCCTACATGCTGGACATTCCCAACCGAATGCCCTTACAATCTGAACATTCCCACCCGAATGCTCTCCCACAACCAAGAGCTACATCTTGTATTTATAGACAAGCAAAGGAGCTGCAAAGGCTCCTCCCCATTATCCCCCATTTTCGGGACCTAGTGGAGCACTACCTCTCTCCCATGATCCCATGTTTTCAGGACATGGTGGAGCACTACCTCTCACCCATGATCCCATGTTCTGCCTCCCATGAAGCTGCCACTCTCCTTATTTTCTGGCTGTCTACTTGGCAGCCCCAGCTGCCAGCTTCTGCTGCGTCAGCTGCTGACTTAGAAGGTCCATCATCTAAGCCCCCACGTCCATGCCAAGTCGCAAGCTCAAAGACTCGCATAGACCATTGCATGCTGCCTGCCGAATTCATCTCTGCCTATGCAAGGCTGCCGCGATccatcgctgccgaattctaggCAGAGTGCCTTCGTTGGCGCGTCCCAGCGCCTAGAGCTCTTAGCCCATGCCTTGGACAGTCCTTCGCCCAAGTTTTAGATCGTGCCAAGTCGAGCCCCTGACTTGCACAAGTTTGCTGCGCGCTGCCGAGTCCGCATCTGCAGGCAAGCTGCCAATGCGCTGCCGAATTCGCATATGCGTGCTGCCAATCTCTGCGCTGCcgaattcgcatctgcgtgcaGGCTGCCCCTGTCTACGCTGCCGAATTCTGCGATAGTCCCAATTCTCGTCAGCCTATCCTCCTGACGAGGCTTGGACAGTCcctcgtccagcccatgttcgtcaacaatctgcgctgccgattttccctTTGACGAACCTACAGCCGCATAAATCTGCGCTGACGATTTCTCCCACTGATGGCATGGCTGCCAGCACCCTTCGGCCTTGTTTTGGCCAGCCTGCCGAAGCGTGCACCTCGTGCACATTTGACACTGTGACAGAAAGAGTCTTTTCGTTTGTAGTTTTGGAGTAGCAAATAATGGCTTATGATAAGCAAACGTTGATTCATCTTGCTTAATTCTATCTATCTATTTTCTTCATAGTTGAGCTTGCAGCACTTATAATCAACTGGAAACTTATATTCTTGACATGAGATCCTGTGAAGAATTTCCAAAgctaaaagaaatcaattattcTGCTAAAAAATTGGTAAAGACAAACTatttcattagaaaataaaatattttcagcgatgaaattgattaaaaattgattaCGCAATCGAATCAGAGATGATTAATTAAATgattgtttgattatgattactTATATCGAAAAAGATATATTGAGAagtgataataataagaaaatcctATATTTCAACATATAAAATCTTGCAAGgaacaattataaattatataaaaaagaatttcatgaatcatctttatatatatatatattacaaatttataattttaagattttttaaatcttaattaatttaattatatacttatattattttatacgtTAAAACTGGAGTCCATCCTTCATCTTAATGGCATAGAtgaaatatcttatttatgccCATTTGAAGATAATTAATCCAGACTTAATCCACTTGATGATGCCTTAATCATgctgataaaaaaagattaatacaTTAAGCACAAGTGTTGATATAATCAGTGGCAGAGCCCCGGGGCTGGCAGGACCCGGCCTTGTAAGAAAATGTtcttgtcaatatttttttaataatatttatagtttcagctcaaataataaaataactgaaaTCTTTGccttctaaaatattttttttaattttattttgtgaccCAGCcctaaatataatataaataatttaatattgttagGAAGTTTTAAACCGGCTTCCATGAATTTAATATTGCCTATCATTTCAGCGTGTCCCGAGGTGAAAAcatttggcctttttttttaattactgaaAACTTAACATGTCATGtgctaaattcttttttttattatttacgtggggtgtccgggccagcttacgcgcaccacgactattccccacagcccgctggacatcctgcaagcccaggagcaggtaaggcaccgcggaggtgacaggcgtgcacatagagggtcgaacccgggacgggagcggaacaagtcacacgattgaccacaacagctagaccctcaagtgcatCATGTGCTAAATTCTTGAAGAACCCAGTGAATGCCAAAATTAAAGattcattttgaaaattaatttgaaataaaaatgaaaaaatataattttttttcaaaaatacttttacatCCAGAAACAAAAATGACCTTATGTAAGGGACATGCACGTATCCACTTAGATATAAAACCCCAGCCAAGAAACCAAAGAAGAGAAGTAGAGAACGGTAGCTCAGGGGAGCGTTTGGCATGGAAAAATGAAAGGGCACGGTCGTATATATTCTTTGGATTTCCACATTGGTAATATAtacatgaatttgtttttatattaagaattatgttttatgattgttttaaataaaatttgctttaaattaatattgttttagtattgttaaattattttaatgtaataatataaaaaataattttttatttttttaaataaaaaataattattaccataCTCACCATCAAAACTTAACAAGTACGGTAGGTATGCatcaaagaaaaaccaaaggACGGTAGGTATGCATCAATGCCATAAATAGAGTTTGTCTTGTTCAGAAGACTTTGAAAGTGGCTTCGTTGACTCTGCAGACACGAAGAATAGTCAAAAGTCCTAAAATTAACTCATCTTTGCTATCCACGGCGGCGCATCATTAGTGGGTTTGGAAATTAACATGGTGCTTCCGATGAGCCAAGCTATGTGTTCACAGTGATTAATTCGAATGTGTAAGCAATATCGTTGCTATCACCATTTGCTTTGAAGggctatttaaaaatataatagtagttatttctttaaaatatatattaaatatatatatttttttattttttaaaaattatttttgatattaatacatcaaatcaaaacaaaacaaaaaatataaaaaaattaatataaaaaatttaattttaaaaaaacatgattttaaatgCGATCCCATACAATAgattagatagaaaaaaaaaggaaactggaaaaaaaacattaattaaaatgataaatagatataaataaattattttttcttcaaattagaaTCGTTATTTTCTATACACTATTGTcgctaaaattataaaatcattttataatttataatcattttctatatattattgttgctttttttcatatatatatatatatataatcctcaCTATGAAATTCTGAAAGAGAGAACGGCGGCTAAAAGCAACAACATTTTAGCTagataaataaagtttaatgacTTGATATGttcttatattataaaatatttctttgatcTATTTCTATATatctaattaagttaattttattctttaatatatattaaatttataatttatcattctTCTCATGTAAACTCACTCCAATTTGTCATGTGTCTGTTACATGCAAAACTAGaagattatatttaaaatttaacatatattttaaataaaattgacttAAATAAAGATATAATAGGTCAATGATAGATAAATAGCCCACTATCGAAGGATATACTAcgttactaaaaaaaaacctgtttaTCAATTTGTGTGGTTGTCCACTAGGTTTTGTTCTCTCCATTGATATTAATTATCATCAGTATCTGAATGGCATAGCATAGgttaaaaacttattattaatattttatggatGTACACAAGAAGATAATTAATCCATAATAATTTTTACGGTTTAACtgtctatatatttttaaattttattattcgattaacaaatttatttatacataccGCTTCCACGAGTTTTCTTGtctcttcctttcctttaaAGTCCCCGAATTCCCATCATGGCTTATTAGCTTTCTACTACtatcattctctctctcaccCTTTCGCAAAAATCGACAACTTCATGACTCAGAAATCTTGACCCCATCTCCTAACAATTCATAGACAGGTAGGGTTCAGCATTGCACCATTCTTTTCAAGAACTGGTGGGATGTCACAGATTTCAAATAGATGGTAGGAATGGACCTCTCGATGATAAGTAGGGCCCAAATTGCCGCCCAAAGGCCATTGTAGATTCACGTTCAGAGAACATCAGATGCGATGCTTAGCCGACAGTAGAGAAGAATGATTACTTCTGAAGAGAATATCATTACAAAATGATCCCCGGCAAACAGTCAGGGATGCCAGCACGGCCGGCTTACATTGTTAAGCTTGTAACAATCTATAATCAACTCGAAACTTATATTCTTAACCTGAGATCTTGTGAAGAATTTCCAAAGATAAAAAGGAATCAATGATCTTGCTCAGAAATTAGTGGAGGCCAAGAAGGTTGTGGTTAGTAATTTTACCTCGTgtgaatataatataaataatttaatattgttagGAAGTTTAAAACCGGCTTCCATGAATCttcttgtcttttcttttcctttaaaagTCTATATGGTTGTTCTCTTAATGCAATTCATTGGATTCTGCTTTCTACGGCCTTCTCTCTCACACCGTCCGCGAAGATCCACCATGGCTTCTGctattgtcctttttttttctctcccgtCCTTTTGATACTGTCGTCCTTCCGCAAAAATCCACCATGGCTCTGGGGTTGAGTAGAGGTTAATTATCTGTGCTGTCATTGAGGTTTTGGTCGACAGGCTGTCCTCTCCTGAGGTTCTAGGCTTTTTCAAAAGACAAGCTCAATCAATGGAAAAGTTGAAgttaaacattaaattattctccttttttattttttttcacaagtaTTTAACCGTTCAATTTGTAAGAACATCAGTCTTTTTTATAAGCCAACAATTACACTTTTTAAATTtgctattataataattatttatttatgtgataattTCACCAATGTTTTTTTGGCCTTGTACCAAATACCTTCTAAGAGTAATAccagatgaaattttttaaaatatttttgaacctcATAGTTtcatatatctatattttaacCGTTAACTTCATTTCTCACACGTTTCACTCTTTGACTATTGAGTTTTGATCCTTGCAATTCTCATAAAAGTACATTTTGGTtccttaagtttttatttttatttttgatcctTATAATTTCAggtatttatatttaattctaaaattttattttccttacaTTTCAATTCCTTTATGTTGCGATTATAGAGAGAAAGTCgctagaaaaaagagaggaaagagaagTATTTTGGTGAGTtgtatttcaagaacaaaaaatgttgattttggAGAGTTGTATTTTGAATGAAACAGACCCAACCAAGGCCCCGAGTTACCCGGGTcctgggttgacccgtcaagCGGGGCtgagtttgataactatgataacaaccatgtcagacccaagatgTTAGGTATATCCTTGGATCTAACGGCCATATCAGACCCAATAGCCTTGGATCTTACATGACTACCAGACCTAGGGTCTGGTGATTGGGTCTCGCAATCATGCCAGACCCCAACATCTTGGACCTGGCTGCCAtgactaaactgaaaaaaaaaaaacaaaattttgcatAGTAACAAATACATAGTGAAAATCCAACGTATTTTAGTATATaagtaataaatttaataattaacatataatGCATGATAAAATTAGCATTAATTTTACCAGTGGCTACTgcaacaataaagaaaatatttttagcattcAAATTGGTTAAAAATCGATTACATGATCAAATTAGGGGTGATTTGTTGAATGATTGTGTGGTTACTTATATcaataaagatatatttaaaagtGTTGATAATGAAAAGATCCTACAATGTTTTCACTATATGAAGTCTTGCAATGAGCGattgtgaattttatatatatatatatatgcaatatatatatatatatatatatatatatatatatatagaattttatgaaatatctttttataatatatgtaaattttttaactttatattaaaaaattataatttttggattttttagatcttaattaattaatggaaaagttgaagttaattattaaattattctctctttttttcacaactatttaactatttaatttgtaaatacatcagtcattttaaaaaaccaacatttacactttttaaatttgctcttataataataataattatttatgtgataatttcaaccatatttttaagCCTTATACCAAATACCTTCTAAGAGTAATAccaaatgaagttttttttaacaaaacatatttttgaaccTAGTAGTTTTATGTGTTTACATTTTAACCGTAAACTTCATTTCCCACTCGTTTCACTATCTGAATATTGAGTTTTGGTCCTTGAAATTCTCATAAAAGTTCATTTGGGTTcctaaaattttttcttttatcctcGTAGTTTTagctatttatttaattctaaaactttattttcctcACATTTTAATTCCTTGATGTTACGAGTATAAAGAGAAAGTCgttagataaaaagaaaagtattttGGTGAGTtgtatttcaagaacaaaaaatactGATCTTAGTGtccataaatttttctttaaacacataacaaaaaaaattaatattttttaaaagtggccctaaacaaaataaaaaagaggaggttttatctatttttttggttttttaaccaGTCACattactttatttcttttcaattgcattcttTAAAGCTATATTTTCATGGCAACCATAGCTATCAAACCCAGCCTAGGAGTTAACCCGACTAATGGGCTAAGTCCTGGTTTACacgagttgactcgggtcaaccaagaaaaattttaaaaaaatatttgagattttaatattttatatgaaaaaataagaaataatccATATGGATATAtgctatacatgttgtaaacaattaaatttaaaagattatttcaaaatgttttttattccacattgaaaagatactatcttattcttttaagttaaagtatttaaataaaaaaggttttctATCCTACATTGAATAaccattaacttttttattgtgaatatagaataaatatatagaCACATACACACACTAAAAGACTTCAAAttttacattacaaaaataaaatatttttctaatatttatatactgAACTTGAAATGAgttagaaaaaaactgaaaatatataaaaaaaatctctaaataaaagaaaaacacatttaatAAAAACAGAATCTCTATCAAGTTTTTATTGGGCCACCCGAGTTCCAGGTTTACCCAACATGTTAACCAGTTTACTCCAGGCCACTTACACGTCCAAATATTGAATGAAACAGACCACCAAGGCTTATCATTCTCTCTCACATAATCACTCTATCACCCTTTCGCAAAAATCCACCAAGGCTCCTGCTTTCCACTACTCCTTTTCTCTCACATATTCCGACCCTCACCCCTTCTGCAAAAATCCACCATGGCTCTGGAGTTGATCGGAGGATCAATTCTCTCTGCTCTCGTTGAGGTACTGGTCGACAGGTTGGCCTCTCGTGAGGTTCTGGACTCCTTCAAAAGCCACAAACTCGATGATGGTCTTCTGGAAAAGCTGAATGAAACACTGAATACTGTCAACGGACTACTCGACGATGCGGAGGAGAAGCAGATTACAAAGCGTGCTGTGAAGAACTGGCTTAATGATGTTAAACACGCTGTGTATGAAGCTGAGGACATATTGGATGAGATTAATTATGAATATCTACGATCCAAGGACATTGATACCCCTCGACCTGACAGCAATTGGGTAAGCATAAGTTCTTGCACCTATAGACCTTGCTTCctcataaaatgttttttttttttttttaactttcatgtATGCTCTCAAGTCTGTAAAcgaggaaaaaataattttagggaTGGTTGTTGTCTTTCTGTGAGTTTTAATTAAAGAGTATTCATTGTTATGCATGCAACTAATATCATTGGCTTTTGGTGTCTATGGCGTAATTATGCTTGCAAATTCTcatttattaattagttttctagacatttaatcactatctttttaaaacttgaattttacTGCGTGCATTAAGTTAGCATCAACAATTGTAAATTCTTGAAAAAGATCTGTAGAAagaaaacttattaattctctAGATGTaaaaatcttaatgtttatgttttgatattaaaaaattataatgttatCCTGAATTCTATCTCATATATTTAGTCCACCATTGCAGGCAAGGAATCTGGTTCCATTTCTAAATCCAGCTAATAGAAGGATGAAAGAGATTGGAGCAGAGTTACAAAAGATCTATGAGAAGCTTGAACGTTTACTTAAACACAAGGGTGATCTGCGCCACATAGAAGGTACTGGTGGATGGAGACCATTGTCAGAGAAAACAACTCCACTGGTTAATGAACCTGATGTATATGGAAGGGACGCTGATAAGGAAGCCATAATGGAGCACTTGCTGACACAACACAAGACAGATGGCCCAAATTTAGTTGTGGTTCCTATTGTGGGCATGGGCGGGATTGGTAAAACCACTCTTGCTCAGCTTATCTACAACGACGAAAAGGTAGATCAGTTCTTCCAACTCAAGGCCTGGGTCTGGGCTTCTCAACAATTTGACGTCACCAGGATTATTGAGGATATTATTAAGAAGATCAAAGCAAGGACTTGCCCCACCAAAGAACCAGATGAATCCAAAGAACCAAATGAATCTCTAATGGAGGCAGTGAAAGGGAAAAAACTTCTACTTGTTCTAGATGACGCGTGGAACATCGAGTACAATGAATGGGATAAATTACTGCTACCTTTGCGGTATGTGGAGCACGGAAGTAAGATTGTCGTGACAACACGGGAAGAAGATGTAGCAAAAGTCACGCAGACTGTCATCCCCTCTCACCGCTTGAATGTAATAAGCGATGAAGATTGCTGGAAGTTGTTTGCAAGGGATGCATTTAGTGGTGTAAATTCTGGAGCAGTCTCACACTTGGAAGAATTTGGCAGAGTAATAGTGAGAAAGTGCAAAGGTTTACCGCTGGCAGCGAAAACTCTTGGGGGTCTTTTGCACTCCGTAGGAGATGTCAAGCAATGGGAGAAGATATCCAATAGCAGTATGTGGGGTTCGTCGAATGAAAACATCCCTCCAGCTCTAACATTGAGCTATTATTATCTCCCTTCACACCTGAAACGTTGTTTTGCTTATTGTGCAATATTTCCCAAGGATTATGTATTCAAGAAGGATAGATTAATCACTGAATGGATGGCACATGGTTTTCTAGTCCAGCCCAGAGGCGTTGAGGAGATGGAAGATAtaggtgaaaaatactttaatgatCTTGTCTCCAGGTCACTTTTCCAGCAATCCACTGGTGATTCTTTTTTCAGCATGCATGACCTCATAAGTGATTTAGCTGAATACGTGTCAGGAGAATTTTGCTTCAAGCTTGGTATTAATGAATCGGGCTCTGGGTTGGAGAGTGAACATTCATGCTCGCTTCCAGAAAGGACTCGTTATTTATCAATCACTTCAGCGGCAGCATATGGCGGAGGACTTCGGATTTTTCGTAGCATTCATGGAGTCCAACATTTGCGCGCCTTGTTTCCACTGAAGTTTTTTGTGGAAGTTGATATTGAGGCACTGAATGACATTTTGCCAAATCTTAAGCGCTTGCGAATGCTATCTTTATGTCATCCAAAAGATATTTCTTCTCAGTTGCTCAATTCCATTGGCAACTTAAAACATTTGCGGCACTTGGACCTTTCTCAGACAGTATTTAAACGGTTGCCCGAAAGTGTGTGCACCTTGTACTATTTGCAAAGCTTATTGTTAAAGGAGTGCCGACTTCTCATGGAGTTGCCATCCAACCTTTCCAACTTGGTCGACTTACAACATCTTGATATTGAAGGGACAAATTTGAAAGAGATGCCACCAAAAATGGGGAAACTCACGAAGCTTCGAATTTTGGAATCTTACATCGTGGGAAAAGATAGCGGGTCTAGCATGAAAGAGTTGGGGAAGCTCTCACACATAAGGAAAAAACTTTCTATTCGGAATCTCAGAGATGTTGCAAATGCTCAAGATGCTTTGGATGCCAATTTGAAGGGTAAGAAGAAGATTGAGGAGTTGGGGTTGACGTGGGATGGCAGTACGGATGACACACCACACGAGAGAGATGTACTTGAGAAATTGGAGCCTTCTGAAGATGTGAAAGAGCTTGCCATTATTGGTTACGGGGGTACAACGTTTCCAGGCTGGCTTGGAAACTCTTCTTTCTCAAATATGGTAACGTTGCTTCTTTCTGGATGTACGAACTGCATCCTCTTACCACCATTGGGGCAGCTGCCATCTCTAGAAGAGCTCGAAATTGAAGGATTTGATGAAGTCGTGGCAGTTGGTTCTGAGTTCTATGGAAGTGACCCTCCAATGGAGAAGCCATTTAAATCCCTCATAACATTAAAGTTTGAGGGGATGAAGAAATGGCAGGAATGGAATACAGATGTAGCTGGTGCTTTCCCTCATCTTGAAAATCTCTTGATAGCAGGTTGTCCAGAGTTAACAAATGGCTTGCCTAATCACCTTCCTTCTTTATTG
This region includes:
- the LOC18106403 gene encoding putative disease resistance protein At3g14460 isoform X1 — encoded protein: MALELIGGSILSALIEVLVDRLASREVLDSFKSHKLDDGLLEKLNETLNTVNGLLDDAEEKQITKRAVKNWLNDVKHAVYEAEDILDEINYEYLRSKDIDTPRPDSNWARNLVPFLNPANRRMKEIGAELQKIYEKLERLLKHKGDLRHIEGTGGWRPLSEKTTPLVNEPDVYGRDADKEAIMEHLLTQHKTDGPNLVVVPIVGMGGIGKTTLAQLIYNDEKVDQFFQLKAWVWASQQFDVTRIIEDIIKKIKARTCPTKEPDESKEPNESLMEAVKGKKLLLVLDDAWNIEYNEWDKLLLPLRYVEHGSKIVVTTREEDVAKVTQTVIPSHRLNVISDEDCWKLFARDAFSGVNSGAVSHLEEFGRVIVRKCKGLPLAAKTLGGLLHSVGDVKQWEKISNSSMWGSSNENIPPALTLSYYYLPSHLKRCFAYCAIFPKDYVFKKDRLITEWMAHGFLVQPRGVEEMEDIGEKYFNDLVSRSLFQQSTGDSFFSMHDLISDLAEYVSGEFCFKLGINESGSGLESEHSCSLPERTRYLSITSAAAYGGGLRIFRSIHGVQHLRALFPLKFFVEVDIEALNDILPNLKRLRMLSLCHPKDISSQLLNSIGNLKHLRHLDLSQTVFKRLPESVCTLYYLQSLLLKECRLLMELPSNLSNLVDLQHLDIEGTNLKEMPPKMGKLTKLRILESYIVGKDSGSSMKELGKLSHIRKKLSIRNLRDVANAQDALDANLKGKKKIEELGLTWDGSTDDTPHERDVLEKLEPSEDVKELAIIGYGGTTFPGWLGNSSFSNMVTLLLSGCTNCILLPPLGQLPSLEELEIEGFDEVVAVGSEFYGSDPPMEKPFKSLITLKFEGMKKWQEWNTDVAGAFPHLENLLIAGCPELTNGLPNHLPSLLILEIRACPQLVVSIPEAPLLREINVSEGDESRITGRTSSYYCYYLPDQPPKCLHFRRDPQLTGMEQMSHLDPRLFTDIKIEECSSFKCCQLDLLPQVTTLTIEHCLNLESLCIGERPVPALCRLTISHCPNLVSFPKGGLAAPDLTSLVLEGCLYLKSLPENMRSLLPSLQDLQLISLPEVDSFPEGGLPSNLNTLWIVDCIKLKVCGLQALPSLSYFRFTGNEVESFDEETLPSTLTTLEINRLENLKSLDYKELHHLTSLQKLSIEGCPKLESISEQALPSSLEFLYLRNLESLDYMGLHHLTSLYTLKIKSCPKLKFISEQMLRSSHEYQGLHHLISLRNLRIESFPKLESISELALPSSLEYLHLCKLESLDYIGLQHLTSLHRLKIESCPKLESLLGLPSSLEFLQLLDQQERDCKKRWCFTSHGKMKIRRSLKLESFQEGTFPCSLVDLEIWVLEDMEYSSPKLESVPGEGLPFSLVSFKISARINLKSLTGLLHPPSLRELIVRSLCTCPEKRCPNLLLDIR
- the LOC18106403 gene encoding putative disease resistance protein At3g14460 isoform X2 is translated as MALELIGGSILSALIEVLVDRLASRDVLGFFKSHELDGGLLEKLNETLNTVNGLLDDAEEKQITKRAVKNWLNDVKHAVYEAEDILEEIDYEYLRSKDIDAPRPDSNWARNLVPFLNPANRRMKEIGAELQKIYEKLERLLKHKGDLRHIEGTGGWRPLSEKTTPLVNEPDVYGRDADKEAIMEHLLTQHKTDGPNLVVVPIVGMGGIGKTTLAQLIYNDEKVDQFFQLKAWVWASQQFDVTRIIEDIIKKIKARTCPTKEPDESKEPNESLMEAVKGKKLLLVLDDAWNIEYNEWDKLLLPLRYVEHGSKIVVTTREEDVAKVTQTVIPSHRLNVISDEDCWKLFARDAFSGVNSGAVSHLEEFGRVIVRKCKGLPLAAKTLGGLLHSVGDVKQWEKISNSSMWGSSNENIPPALTLSYYYLPSHLKRCFAYCAIFPKDYVFKKDRLITEWMAHGFLVQPRGVEEMEDIGEKYFNDLVSRSLFQQSTGDSFFSMHDLISDLAEYVSGEFCFKLGINESGSGLESEHSCSLPERTRYLSITSAAAYGGGLRIFRSIHGVQHLRALFPLKFFVEVDIEALNDILPNLKRLRMLSLCHPKDISSQLLNSIGNLKHLRHLDLSQTVFKRLPESVCTLYYLQSLLLKECRLLMELPSNLSNLVDLQHLDIEGTNLKEMPPKMGKLTKLRILESYIVGKDSGSSMKELGKLSHIRKKLSIRNLRDVANAQDALDANLKGKKKIEELGLTWDGSTDDTPHERDVLEKLEPSEDVKELAIIGYGGTTFPGWLGNSSFSNMVTLLLSGCTNCILLPPLGQLPSLEELEIEGFDEVVAVGSEFYGSDPPMEKPFKSLITLKFEGMKKWQEWNTDVAGAFPHLENLLIAGCPELTNGLPNHLPSLLILEIRACPQLVVSIPEAPLLREINVSEGDESRITGRTSSYYCYYLPDQPPKCLHFRRDPQLTGMEQMSHLDPRLFTDIKIEECSSFKCCQLDLLPQVTTLTIEHCLNLESLCIGERPVPALCRLTISHCPNLVSFPKGGLAAPDLTSLVLEGCLYLKSLPENMRSLLPSLQDLQLISLPEVDSFPEGGLPSNLNTLWIVDCIKLKVCGLQALPSLSYFRFTGNEVESFDEETLPSTLTTLEINRLENLKSLDYKELHHLTSLQKLSIEGCPKLESISEQALPSSLEFLYLRNLESLDYMGLHHLTSLYTLKIKSCPKLKFISEQMLRSSHEYQGLHHLISLRNLRIESFPKLESISELALPSSLEYLHLCKLESLDYIGLQHLTSLHRLKIESCPKLESLLGLPSSLEFLQLLDQQERDCKKRWCFTSHGKMKIRRSLKLESFQEGTFPCSLVDLEIWVLEDMEYSSPKLESVPGEGLPFSLVSFKISARINLKSLTGLLHPPSLRELIVRSLCTCPEKRCPNLLLDIR